The Gemmatimonadaceae bacterium DNA segment AGGTGCAGGGAGCGATCGCCGCGGCGGAGGCGGCGCACACCGAGGCGCGCCAACAGGCGGAGCGCATCCGTCGGCTGTTCGCTGACAGCGCCGCGCCCCGGGTTCAGCTGGAGGCGGCCGAGGCGGGCCTCGAACGGGCACGTGCCGCGTTGCAGGCCGCACGCGCGGGTGAGGCCGAGCTGCTGGCCGTGTCGGCGTACGCGGTGGTGCGGGCGCCGTTCGACGGGATCGTTACACGCCGCTTCGTCGATGCAGGTGCGCTCGCGGCACCGGGAACTCCCCTCGTCGTCGTGCAGGACCAGCGGTCCCTCCGCGTGTCGGTGACCGCGTCGCCATCATCGGTCAGAAGCCTCGCCCGGGGTTCGGTGGTCGAGGTTCTCGTCGAGGGCACGGTGGCCCGTGGGACGATCGAAGGCATCGTCCCGGCAGCGGTGGCAGGTCTGCTCACGATCAACGCGGTGGTACCAAACCCGCGGGGCCACCTCGTGGCTGGAGGGGCCGCGACCATGCGCCTGCCGCAGGGGCCACGAACGGTGCACCTGGTGCCCTCGGCGTCAGTTCGGCGAGAGGGGGATCTCGCGGGAGTGAACGTCGTAGACGGCGCGCGCGCGATGACGCGATGGGTGCGCGTCGGGGCGACCTACGGTGATCGCGTGGAGGTGCTATCCGGTCTTCGCGTGGGCGAGACCATCGTCGTGCCGGCTCTCGGCGCACGGGAGTAGCCCATGGGAATCTCGGGACGGATCGCTCGCGCGTTCCTCACATCGCGCCTGACGCCGCTGGCCACGCTGGCCTCGCTTGCCGTGGGATTGCTGGGACTCCTCGCGACGCCGCGCGAGGAGGAGCCGCAGATCTCGGTACCGATGATCGATGTGATCGTCGCCCTGCCCGGCGCGGGCCCAACGGAAATCGAGAACCTGGTCTCGCGTCCCGTCGAGCGACGCATGTGGGAGATTCCCGGTGTCGAGCACGTCTATACGAAGTCGAGCGACGGCCACGCGCTGGTCACGGTGCGGTTCGCGGTGGGGGAGGACCAGGAGCGCAGCCTGACGCGCGTGCATGCAAAGCTGCAGGCGTCTGTCGGCGTGATGCCGCCTGGCGCGACGCCTCCGCTGGTGAAGGCGCACTCGATCGACGACGTGCCGGTGATGGCCCTGACGCTTTCTTCCGGCACGTACTCCTCGAACGCGCTGCGCCAGGTCGCGCTCCACCTCGAGGACGAGATCCGGACGGTGATCGACGTCGCGGAGACGTCCGTCATTGGTGGTCAGCCGCGCCAGATGCGTGTGGACATCGATGCGTCGGCGCTCGCGGCCCGTGGCGTGTCGCCTGGTGAAGTGGCGATGGCACTCCGCGGCGCCAGCGCGCGCGTGCAGGCGGGGGAGTTCGCAGCGGGCAACGAAGTGTATCGCGTGTGGGCCGGCAACGGGCTCTCTTCGGCGAGTGACGTGGGTCTCGTCGTCGTGACGGCGCGGCAGGGTGTCCCGGTGCTCGTGCGCGATGTGGCGACGGTGCATGAAGAGTTCGGCGACGTCACCGACTACGTCACGCACGCGACCCGTGATGGGGCGCCGCGACAGGCGGTCACGATCACCGTCGCAAAGCGCAAGGGCGCGAACGCGACGACCGTCACGCATGCCGTGCGCGAGCGGATCGAGGCGGCGCGTGAACGCATTCTCCCGGCCGACGTGTCGCTCGATGTTACGCGGGACTACGGCGAGACGGCGGCGGAGAAAGCCGAAGAACTCATCCTGCACCTGATGCTCGCGACAATCTCCGTGACGCTGCTGGTGGGATTGTTCCTCGGGTGGCGTGAGGCTCTCGTTGTCCTCATTGCCGTACCGGTGACGCTGGGGCTCACGATCTTCGCGTACTACGCGCTGGGGTATACGCTCAATCGCATCACACTCTTCGCGCTCATCTTTTCGATCGGCATTCTCGTGGATGATGCGATCGTGGTGGTGGAAAACATCTATCGCCACATGCAGCTGGCCCGCAGGCCGCCCGAGGAGGCAGCGGTGGAGGCGGTCGACGAGGTTGGCAACCCAACGATCCTCGCCACGCTGACCGTCATTGCGGCGATTCTGCCGATGGCGATGGTATCCGGCCTGATGGGGCCGTACATGCGACCGATCCCCGTCGGCGCGTCGGTGGCGATGATCGCCTCTCTCGCGGTTGCCCTGATCGTGACGCCGTATCTTGCGTTGCGGCTGCTTCGCGGACATGTGACGCAGCGCGTAGACGACGCCGAGCACGCATCAGAAGCGGAGAACGGAGGGCGCTTCCGTCGATTCTACACGGGCATCATGACGCCCCTCATCGAGCGGCGCAGCACGCGCCTCGCGTTCTACGGTGCGACCGCGCTCCTCTTGTTCGCGTCAATGGGGCTGGTTGCCGTGCGTGCCGTGCAGGTCAAGATGCTCCCGTTCGACAACAAGTCCGAGTTCCAGGTGGTCGTTGACCTTCCGGAGGGCACGTCGCTCGAATCGAGCCAGGCGCTCGGCGAGGCGATTGCCGCGCGCTTGCGGGCGGTGCCCGAGGTGCGCAGTACCGAGGTGTACGCGGGGACAGCAGCACCGTTCAACTTCAACGGGCTCGTTCGCCACTACTTTCTCCGTCGCGGGGCGAACGTCGTGGACGTGCAGGTGAACCTGACATCCAGGGATGAACGCAGTCGACAGAGCCACGAGATTGCCGTCGCGGTGCGGCCCGTCATCGACTCGATTGCGCGTGGCTACGGCGCTTCGGCCAAGGTGACGGAGATTCCCCCCGGGCCACCGGTGCTCTCCACGCTCGTCGCCGAAGTGTACGGCCCCAACGACTCCCTGCGCGTGCGAGCGGCCGCTGAGGTGAAGAGGGTGTTCGAGCGTACGCCCGGCGTGGTCGACGTCGACTGGACGATCGAGGATGCCCAGGGCCTGCGCACGTTTCGCATCGATCGCGCGGTCGCCGCGCAGGCCGGTGTCGACGCAGAGCAGGTGTCACAGACGCTCGTGCTGGCGCTCTCGGGGCAGCCGACGGGTCTTGCTCCGTCACTCACGGCGCGCGAACCGGTGACGATCGTGCCGCGCCTTGCCCTGGCCGATCGGTCTTCGATCGAGGGGCTGCTGGCGATCCCGGTAGCCACGACGACCGGACCGCAGCCACTTGCCCGATTCGTTCATGTGGAAGCGGTGCGGCGCGAGGGGGTTCGCATCCGCAAGGATCTGCGGCCATCCATCTATGTGACCGGCGATGTTGCCGGGACGATCGAGTCGCCGGTGTATGCGATTCTCGAGATGAATCGCCGACTCGACTCCGTGCGCATCGACGGACACCGCCTGTCCCGCTACAACGCGACGGCGCCCGCGCAAGTGGACGAACTCGCGGTCAAGTGGGATGGAGAGTGGCAGGTGACCATCGAAGTATTCCGCGATCTGGGTATCGCGTTCGGCGCCGTGCTGATCCTCATCTATGTGCTCGTCGTCGGATGGTTCCAGTCCTTTACGACGCCGCTCGTCATCATGGCGCCCATTCCTCTGACGTTGATCGGCATCCTGCCAGGTCACGCGCTCAGTGGCGCCTTCTTCACGGCGACGTCCATGATCGGGATGATTGCGCTGGCCGGCATCATCGTGCGCAACTCGATTTTGCTCGTCGATTTCATCGAGCAGTCGGTTGCCGGCGGCCGGACACTGCGTGAGGCGGTGATTGACGCCGGCGCTGTGCGCTTTCGGCCGATTGCGCTGACGGCCGCCGCGGTCGTGATCGGGGGGCTCGTCATGGTGCTCGATCCGATCTTTCAGGGCCTGGCCGTCGCGCTCATCTCGGGCGCCGTCGTTGCCACCTTGCTCACCATGGTGGTCGTACCACTGCTCTATTGGGAGCTCGCCTCGCGCCAACGTGCTCGCGGAGCGCCGGCGCTCGACTGAGCTGCAACCTCACCCTGGACCCAGTCCACCATGTGCCCTCGCATCGTGCTCTTCCGGTTCGCCGGATCGTTCGTGCTGATCTCGCTCCTGTTGTCCCGTCTCCATCACCCGGCCTGGCTGGCGTTCACAGCCTTTGTCGGCTTCAACCTGCTGCAATCGAGTTTCACGGGGTTCTGCCCGCTGGAACGGATGCTCGCGGCACGGCGTGCCTTTGGCTGCCGCCCCGTGGGCGTGGATCTGTAGGCGCCAGCCCTGGCTATCATTCGGCACCAGAGGTGCCTGCCTTTCTCCCGGAGTGTCCTGACGTGCCGAAGGAGATGTCTCCCGAGTTGCTCGGGCTGGTCGCCGGTCGATTCAAGGTGCTGGCGGACCAGGCACGCCTGAGCATTCTGAGCGTGCTGCGAGACAGCGAGCGAAGCGTCGGTGAGATCGTGGATCGCACGGGCCTGACCCAGGCCAATGTGTCGAAGCATCTCGCGCTGCTGCACTCGGCCGGGTTCGTGCGCCGTCGCAAGGAGGGGCTGTACAGCTACTACGGACTCGCGGATTCGTCGGTGTTTCGACTCTGTGACATCATGTGCGGCCGGATCGAGGCCGAAGTGGCCGGCCGCGCCAGGATTCTGCGACGATAGGCGACACGCCGCCGCGTCAGGTGCAGATTTCTCCCGTCACCTCGACCGGAATCGATGCAGATCCTCCACCACAAGCGCGAACGCGCCGGCCTGCTCATCGTGGTGCTTGGCATCGCGATCGCGATTGCCATCTCGTCGTTCGCCGTCGGCCTGCTTGGCGCGGCGGTCCTCTACGTGTTGTGCGCGCCGGTGCATCGCTGGTTGCTCACAAAGACCGGCCGGCCGGAACTCGCGGCGTCTCTCACGCTCATCTTCGCGGTCCTCGTCATCGCCGTCCCGGTGATGTGGATCGTTGCCCTCGTCGCCGATCAGGCGCCCGAGATGATCCGGTCCGCGCAGGGCTCCGACCTGTTCAGCCGCCTCGGGCGGCTGCCGCGCATCGGTCGCGTGGACATCGGAGCAGAGCTGGCCAAGGCGAGCGGCACCTTCTTCACATGGCTCTCGCAGCAGGCGTTCGACGTCGTTGGGGGCGCCGCGCGAGCGACGCTCAACCTGGTCATCTCGTTCTTCGCGCTCTACTACATGCTCGTTTCCGCCGATACGTCGTGGCGCGTGTTCAGCAGCGTACTGCCATTTTCCGAGGCGTCCGCCGGGGAACTCAAGGACCGTTTCTACTCCGTAACACATGCCACCGTGCTGGGGACGGTACTGACGTCGGCGGTGCAGGGCACGCTGGTCGGCATCGGCTTTTTGCTGGCGGGCATCCCGAACCCGATGTTCTGGGCGGTGGTCACCGGATTCGCGTCGATCCTCCCGGTCCTGGGATCGGCACTCGTGTGGCTCCCGGCGAGCGTGATGCTCCTCCTGCAACAGCGCTACGGCTCGGCGGCGATCCTCATCGTGATCGGCGCGGTGATCGCGAGCAACGTGGACAACGTCATCCGTCCGCTGGTGTATCGTCGCGTGTCGAACATCCATCCGATGGT contains these protein-coding regions:
- a CDS encoding efflux RND transporter periplasmic adaptor subunit gives rise to the protein MMCPLGRNSTPLLAIAVFVACGGDPREASKAVVRTADSSGTRYEVRDTTIVATLDAAGIAEPILQATLSTRLVGAVTAVIVKEGQSVTQGQELVRLDSKEIDAKRAQVQGAIAAAEAAHTEARQQAERIRRLFADSAAPRVQLEAAEAGLERARAALQAARAGEAELLAVSAYAVVRAPFDGIVTRRFVDAGALAAPGTPLVVVQDQRSLRVSVTASPSSVRSLARGSVVEVLVEGTVARGTIEGIVPAAVAGLLTINAVVPNPRGHLVAGGAATMRLPQGPRTVHLVPSASVRREGDLAGVNVVDGARAMTRWVRVGATYGDRVEVLSGLRVGETIVVPALGARE
- a CDS encoding efflux RND transporter permease subunit — its product is MGISGRIARAFLTSRLTPLATLASLAVGLLGLLATPREEEPQISVPMIDVIVALPGAGPTEIENLVSRPVERRMWEIPGVEHVYTKSSDGHALVTVRFAVGEDQERSLTRVHAKLQASVGVMPPGATPPLVKAHSIDDVPVMALTLSSGTYSSNALRQVALHLEDEIRTVIDVAETSVIGGQPRQMRVDIDASALAARGVSPGEVAMALRGASARVQAGEFAAGNEVYRVWAGNGLSSASDVGLVVVTARQGVPVLVRDVATVHEEFGDVTDYVTHATRDGAPRQAVTITVAKRKGANATTVTHAVRERIEAARERILPADVSLDVTRDYGETAAEKAEELILHLMLATISVTLLVGLFLGWREALVVLIAVPVTLGLTIFAYYALGYTLNRITLFALIFSIGILVDDAIVVVENIYRHMQLARRPPEEAAVEAVDEVGNPTILATLTVIAAILPMAMVSGLMGPYMRPIPVGASVAMIASLAVALIVTPYLALRLLRGHVTQRVDDAEHASEAENGGRFRRFYTGIMTPLIERRSTRLAFYGATALLLFASMGLVAVRAVQVKMLPFDNKSEFQVVVDLPEGTSLESSQALGEAIAARLRAVPEVRSTEVYAGTAAPFNFNGLVRHYFLRRGANVVDVQVNLTSRDERSRQSHEIAVAVRPVIDSIARGYGASAKVTEIPPGPPVLSTLVAEVYGPNDSLRVRAAAEVKRVFERTPGVVDVDWTIEDAQGLRTFRIDRAVAAQAGVDAEQVSQTLVLALSGQPTGLAPSLTAREPVTIVPRLALADRSSIEGLLAIPVATTTGPQPLARFVHVEAVRREGVRIRKDLRPSIYVTGDVAGTIESPVYAILEMNRRLDSVRIDGHRLSRYNATAPAQVDELAVKWDGEWQVTIEVFRDLGIAFGAVLILIYVLVVGWFQSFTTPLVIMAPIPLTLIGILPGHALSGAFFTATSMIGMIALAGIIVRNSILLVDFIEQSVAGGRTLREAVIDAGAVRFRPIALTAAAVVIGGLVMVLDPIFQGLAVALISGAVVATLLTMVVVPLLYWELASRQRARGAPALD
- a CDS encoding DUF2892 domain-containing protein, giving the protein MCPRIVLFRFAGSFVLISLLLSRLHHPAWLAFTAFVGFNLLQSSFTGFCPLERMLAARRAFGCRPVGVDL
- a CDS encoding winged helix-turn-helix transcriptional regulator; protein product: MSPELLGLVAGRFKVLADQARLSILSVLRDSERSVGEIVDRTGLTQANVSKHLALLHSAGFVRRRKEGLYSYYGLADSSVFRLCDIMCGRIEAEVAGRARILRR
- a CDS encoding AI-2E family transporter — encoded protein: MQILHHKRERAGLLIVVLGIAIAIAISSFAVGLLGAAVLYVLCAPVHRWLLTKTGRPELAASLTLIFAVLVIAVPVMWIVALVADQAPEMIRSAQGSDLFSRLGRLPRIGRVDIGAELAKASGTFFTWLSQQAFDVVGGAARATLNLVISFFALYYMLVSADTSWRVFSSVLPFSEASAGELKDRFYSVTHATVLGTVLTSAVQGTLVGIGFLLAGIPNPMFWAVVTGFASILPVLGSALVWLPASVMLLLQQRYGSAAILIVIGAVIASNVDNVIRPLVYRRVSNIHPMVTLIGAFAGVKYFGLLGVLLGPLAIQYFFEFVRLYREEYIVGAPSLTSASALPE